A genomic window from Desulfovibrio sp. X2 includes:
- the truB gene encoding tRNA pseudouridine(55) synthase TruB: MDERTHATSGEDRPAPQKVRLPQLDGVLVLDKPVGPTSADCLNRIKRLGQRKIGHAGTLDPLASGVLVVLLGQATKLATFITGAVKTYRGRLRFGTTTDTYDIQGKVVSEADCSHLTAAQVEAAVLDWTQAKVQEVPAYSAAKHQGKPLYALAREGKDVPVKTKEITVFSARALDIALPETEFQVSCSAGTYVRSLVHSLGTRFGCGAVLTALRREESRPFTLERAVPLQNVLDEPERLPEWVIGLADALPDWPRARLTAEEAHQVKNGVRLPTRGQAGPGARAMFLDETGTPLALAESTIESGDVRWAILRGLW, translated from the coding sequence GTGGACGAGCGCACGCACGCGACATCCGGCGAAGACCGCCCCGCGCCGCAGAAGGTCCGCCTTCCGCAGCTCGACGGCGTGCTCGTGCTGGACAAGCCCGTGGGCCCGACCTCGGCCGACTGCCTGAACCGCATAAAGCGGCTCGGGCAGCGCAAGATCGGCCACGCCGGGACGCTCGACCCCCTGGCCTCGGGCGTGCTCGTGGTGCTCCTCGGCCAGGCCACCAAGCTGGCCACCTTCATCACCGGCGCGGTCAAGACCTACCGGGGGAGGCTGCGCTTCGGCACCACGACCGACACCTACGACATCCAGGGCAAGGTCGTGTCCGAGGCAGACTGTTCGCATCTGACCGCCGCGCAGGTGGAAGCGGCGGTGCTTGACTGGACGCAGGCAAAAGTGCAGGAAGTGCCTGCCTACTCAGCGGCCAAGCATCAGGGAAAGCCCCTGTACGCACTGGCCCGCGAAGGCAAGGACGTTCCTGTCAAAACGAAGGAAATAACGGTCTTTTCGGCCAGGGCACTTGACATTGCCCTGCCGGAGACCGAGTTTCAGGTGTCCTGCTCGGCAGGCACTTATGTCCGCTCCCTGGTCCACAGCCTGGGGACGCGGTTTGGTTGCGGCGCCGTGCTGACCGCGCTTCGGCGCGAGGAAAGCCGCCCGTTCACCCTGGAGAGGGCCGTTCCCTTGCAGAACGTGCTCGACGAGCCCGAAAGGCTGCCCGAATGGGTCATCGGCCTGGCCGATGCCCTGCCGGACTGGCCCCGGGCGCGTCTCACGGCCGAGGAGGCCCACCAGGTGAAGAACGGGGTCAGGCTGCCCACGCGCGGACAGGCCGGGCCCGGCGCCAGGGCGATGTTCCTCGACGAGACGGGAACCCCCCTGGCCCTGGCCGAAAGCACGATCGAATCCGGCGACGTCCGCTGGGCGATCCTGCGCGGTCTCTGGTAG
- the rpsO gene encoding 30S ribosomal protein S15, whose amino-acid sequence MVMTPEDKNRIIAEYAKHEGDTGSPEVQVALLTSRITYLTEHFKVHAKDYHSRTGLLKLVGQRRKLLNYLKSKDIQRYRELIGRLNLRK is encoded by the coding sequence GTGGTCATGACGCCCGAGGACAAGAACCGCATCATCGCGGAGTACGCCAAGCACGAGGGTGACACCGGTTCGCCCGAGGTGCAGGTTGCCCTGCTGACCAGCCGCATCACCTACCTGACCGAGCACTTCAAGGTCCACGCCAAGGATTACCACTCCCGCACGGGCCTGCTCAAGCTGGTCGGACAGCGCCGCAAGCTGCTCAACTACCTGAAGAGCAAGGACATCCAGCGCTACCGCGAGCTGATCGGTCGGCTCAACCTGCGCAAGTAG